A section of the Patescibacteria group bacterium genome encodes:
- a CDS encoding type I DNA topoisomerase, with protein sequence MKLVIVESPTKAKTISKYLSNEYKVVASYGHVVDLPKKQLGVDLENNFTPSYEVTLRGKKTLAELKKLAKEATEIYIATDPDREGEAIGWNILNEISPKSSKVERITFHEITKEAINEAFKHATTVNTDLVDAQQARRVLDRLVGYKLSPLLWKKVRYGLSAGRVQSVAVR encoded by the coding sequence ATGAAATTAGTCATTGTGGAGTCGCCTACTAAGGCAAAAACAATTAGCAAATATTTAAGCAACGAATATAAGGTTGTGGCCTCTTACGGCCATGTGGTGGATTTGCCTAAAAAACAACTGGGGGTGGATCTAGAAAACAACTTTACGCCGTCATACGAAGTAACTTTGCGGGGTAAAAAAACCCTAGCCGAACTTAAAAAATTGGCTAAAGAAGCAACGGAAATTTACATAGCCACAGACCCAGATCGAGAGGGGGAGGCGATTGGTTGGAATATCTTAAATGAAATAAGCCCAAAGAGCTCAAAAGTTGAGAGAATCACATTCCATGAAATTACAAAGGAAGCGATTAACGAGGCGTTTAAGCATGCCACAACTGTCAACACGGATTTGGTGGATGCGCAACAAGCCAGAAGAGTTTTGGATAGGTTGGTAGGTTATAAACTTTCTCCGCTTTTGTGGAAAAAAGTGCGTTATGGTCTGTCTGCCGGAAGGGTGCAGTCGGTCGCGGTTAGGT
- the dprA gene encoding DNA-processing protein DprA produces MLEPRQLLKTSNDFPSRLLALADCPQSIDIAGSIVPQDNLSLAIVGSRKMSSYGKEVVQDVARSLAPYQVTVVSGLMYGVDMESHKAALDNNLRTIGVLGFGFNYLYKVPEMALVESIVSKNMGAIISEFKREEAPAPWTFPKRDRIIAALGSVILVVEAGERSGTSYTVGSALQLGKEVLAVPGSIYSEVSIGCHKLIEDGARIVKSTQDVLSALGLTGETAGKTVILNSPLSKEEENVFKFLDQTGLPVDDIIVGCKRPSSTVLSCLVSLEMKGLIKDTGNGVYRKI; encoded by the coding sequence ATGTTAGAACCTCGTCAACTTTTAAAAACCTCTAACGATTTTCCCTCCCGCTTACTAGCCCTTGCGGATTGTCCTCAATCTATCGATATTGCGGGAAGTATCGTTCCACAAGACAACTTGTCTCTTGCCATTGTAGGTTCGCGAAAAATGAGTTCTTATGGAAAAGAAGTGGTCCAAGATGTGGCGCGCTCTCTCGCCCCTTATCAAGTTACAGTTGTAAGTGGTTTAATGTACGGTGTGGATATGGAATCGCATAAAGCGGCGTTGGATAATAATTTAAGGACAATTGGAGTTTTGGGTTTTGGATTTAATTATCTTTACAAAGTTCCAGAAATGGCTTTGGTGGAAAGTATTGTCAGTAAAAATATGGGGGCAATTATCTCCGAATTTAAAAGAGAAGAAGCTCCTGCCCCATGGACTTTTCCTAAAAGAGACAGAATAATTGCGGCGCTGGGAAGTGTGATTCTGGTTGTGGAGGCTGGAGAGAGGAGCGGTACTTCGTACACGGTTGGTTCGGCATTACAACTTGGAAAAGAGGTTTTAGCAGTTCCAGGTTCTATTTACAGTGAGGTTAGCATTGGTTGTCACAAACTGATAGAGGATGGCGCGCGGATTGTTAAATCAACACAAGATGTTTTAAGCGCCTTGGGTCTAACGGGAGAAACGGCTGGTAAAACTGTAATATTAAATTCTCCTCTATCCAAAGAGGAGGAGAATGTGTTTAAATTTTTAGATCAAACAGGACTACCTGTGGATGATATTATTGTGGGTTGCAAAAGGCCGTCGTCAACTGTGTTATCATGCTTAGTTAGTTTAGAGATGAAAGGTTTAATTAAGGATACAGGTAATGGGGTGTATCGGAAAATATAG
- the mrdA gene encoding penicillin-binding protein 2 encodes MLTTAKKRAFKSKDANQVTSFRFSSISATKSENQENKTIWRLMPFRMLVLLVTIIIVGRIFYLQIINASFYSSVSQSNKTRETIIRADRGIVVDRTGKVIIRNKPQIDLWVNLSILPTEYDIVIQQLSKDLNIATAYLQKKIQEDTKNKLARTLLKLDLSQDEAIYFESQYAKYPYIVVEKISSRDNLYPYETATLVGYVSQISQDEINGSSYKYSLGSMFGKTGIEKEYEKYLRGEDGVLLLQVDSVGTQLSVLGKKSAIPGDTVELNIEIDLQKQIYNIIDNWDKDHPQVLLGGAVVLQDVSNGEIVSLVSYPSYNVSLFSQNLSLEDYDKLVNDPRKPLFNRAISGAFPPGSVFKIITLSAALEERTISAEYQVTVPSYIAIGSYIYRDWKESGHGLVNAEKALAVSSDVYFYALGGGWAPFGITGLGVERMTNWGKKFGLGSVLGIDLPDEVTGFLPSKEWKQQTYGESWYIGDDFITAIGQGFVLTTPLQINSLTATIANGGLLYKPRVVASIKLLGGEVVKKEPVVINRGVVSKETAQTIFSGMVKACSLGGTAYPLFDFVPQVACKTGTAEFGEKLSTGVSRSSHAWITVIAPADNPRYALTVFLEGGGEGSGDAGGVAREILNYMKEQGLIN; translated from the coding sequence ATGCTAACAACTGCCAAAAAGAGAGCATTTAAATCTAAAGATGCCAACCAGGTAACCTCCTTTCGTTTTTCTTCTATTAGTGCTACTAAAAGTGAAAATCAGGAGAACAAAACAATTTGGCGTTTAATGCCATTTAGAATGTTAGTACTTCTGGTAACAATAATTATTGTTGGGAGAATTTTTTACTTGCAGATTATCAACGCCTCGTTTTATTCTTCTGTCTCACAGAGTAACAAGACCAGGGAAACAATTATAAGAGCGGATAGAGGTATTGTTGTTGATAGGACAGGAAAGGTAATTATACGCAATAAACCCCAGATAGATTTGTGGGTTAATTTAAGCATATTACCTACTGAATACGATATTGTCATACAGCAGCTATCTAAAGATTTAAACATTGCAACAGCGTATCTGCAAAAAAAGATTCAAGAAGATACTAAAAACAAGTTGGCTAGAACTCTTTTAAAGTTGGATTTGTCTCAAGATGAGGCGATTTATTTTGAGTCGCAATATGCTAAGTACCCTTATATTGTGGTAGAAAAAATCTCATCAAGAGACAATTTGTATCCTTATGAGACAGCAACCCTAGTTGGTTATGTGTCGCAAATTTCACAAGATGAGATAAATGGTTCCAGCTACAAATACTCCTTGGGTTCGATGTTTGGAAAAACTGGTATAGAAAAAGAGTACGAAAAATATCTAAGGGGGGAGGATGGTGTCTTATTGCTACAAGTTGACTCTGTTGGTACTCAACTGTCTGTTCTTGGTAAAAAGAGCGCGATACCGGGGGATACGGTAGAGCTAAATATAGAGATAGATTTGCAAAAACAGATTTATAATATTATAGATAATTGGGACAAAGATCACCCCCAAGTTCTACTTGGGGGAGCAGTAGTTCTTCAAGATGTGTCAAACGGAGAAATTGTTTCTTTAGTTAGTTATCCTAGTTACAATGTATCCTTATTTAGCCAAAATCTAAGTTTAGAAGATTATGACAAACTGGTTAATGATCCAAGAAAACCTTTATTTAACAGGGCTATTTCTGGGGCGTTTCCCCCAGGTTCGGTTTTTAAAATTATTACGCTGTCGGCTGCTTTAGAAGAGAGGACAATTTCGGCAGAATACCAGGTTACAGTTCCAAGTTATATTGCAATAGGTTCTTATATTTACCGGGACTGGAAAGAATCGGGTCATGGTTTGGTAAATGCCGAAAAGGCTTTGGCCGTCTCCTCCGATGTCTATTTTTACGCTCTTGGCGGTGGTTGGGCGCCGTTTGGTATAACAGGATTAGGTGTCGAAAGAATGACAAATTGGGGTAAAAAGTTTGGTTTGGGAAGTGTTTTGGGAATCGATCTTCCCGACGAGGTTACGGGTTTTTTGCCCTCAAAGGAATGGAAACAACAGACCTATGGAGAATCTTGGTACATTGGCGACGATTTTATTACCGCAATTGGACAGGGTTTTGTTTTAACCACACCTTTGCAAATAAACAGTCTTACTGCAACTATTGCCAATGGGGGATTGCTGTATAAACCGCGGGTGGTTGCAAGTATTAAGCTTTTGGGAGGAGAAGTTGTAAAAAAAGAGCCAGTTGTGATTAACCGTGGTGTTGTTTCTAAAGAAACCGCCCAAACGATATTTTCTGGTATGGTAAAAGCTTGCAGTCTTGGCGGTACAGCCTATCCGCTTTTTGATTTTGTTCCCCAGGTTGCTTGTAAAACTGGAACGGCAGAGTTTGGAGAAAAGTTGTCAACTGGCGTAAGTCGTAGTAGCCACGCTTGGATTACGGTTATTGCGCCAGCTGACAACCCAAGGTATGCTTTAACTGTATTTTTAGAAGGAGGCGGAGAAGGGTCGGGGGATGCTGGGGGAGTGGCAAGGGAGATTTTAAATTATATGAAGGAACAAGGATTAATAAATTAA
- the mreD gene encoding rod shape-determining protein MreD has protein sequence MDTTLIKIPLLAFVCTIVQFSFLSFFGYFGWHPDLLFVLIFLFSFNAPRESFYLFSFWVGLFVDLLSTGRFGLITLSYEVAGIALFFYLRQFSFGILQKVIGFVALWFILKVAVLKLIGGGEIFLTKSLLDMLISSLFIFPALYIRRTFFKNKEFGTKKGIQLKLGG, from the coding sequence ATGGACACAACCCTGATTAAAATTCCGCTTTTGGCCTTTGTCTGTACTATTGTGCAGTTTAGCTTTTTGTCATTTTTTGGCTATTTTGGGTGGCATCCCGATTTGCTTTTTGTCTTAATATTTTTGTTTTCTTTTAACGCCCCCAGAGAGAGCTTTTATCTTTTTTCGTTTTGGGTTGGTTTATTTGTAGATTTGCTGTCTACAGGAAGATTTGGGCTAATTACTTTATCATACGAAGTAGCTGGAATCGCTTTGTTCTTTTATCTTAGGCAATTTAGCTTTGGAATACTGCAAAAAGTAATTGGATTTGTGGCTCTTTGGTTTATTCTAAAAGTTGCGGTTTTAAAACTAATTGGCGGTGGGGAGATTTTTCTCACTAAATCGCTTCTTGACATGCTAATTTCGAGCTTGTTCATTTTTCCAGCGTTGTATATTAGGAGAACATTTTTTAAAAACAAAGAGTTTGGGACTAAGAAGGGGATACAGTTAAAATTGGGAGGCTAG
- a CDS encoding rod shape-determining protein MreC yields MAINLEIKYAILSLVILVFGATPIANIARGVFTQISAPFLYGFVSIARATHNEWSFWANLRGIQQNNTVLEDKVAELSEKIVRLSEVTNENNLLRDGLKIKQAVPNLNPVLATVLGFSGGEGFDNGFIVNAGADMGVLVGDIVSYKDIVVGIVLEVISKSSVIEPTTSPNLKIAAKIARTGATGVVSGDFGTQLKITGLLPQDDVVAGDIVATSSLNENIPEGLLLGTIGNVLPNPQAIQKEATVKMLLDLTKLDKLIIWTQP; encoded by the coding sequence ATGGCAATAAACCTCGAAATCAAATACGCAATACTGTCACTTGTTATCCTAGTCTTCGGTGCAACCCCTATTGCCAACATCGCTCGTGGCGTTTTTACACAAATATCTGCCCCATTTTTATATGGTTTTGTAAGTATTGCCCGCGCTACTCATAACGAATGGTCGTTTTGGGCCAATTTAAGGGGAATACAACAAAATAACACCGTTTTGGAGGATAAGGTGGCGGAGCTTTCGGAAAAAATAGTTAGACTTTCCGAGGTTACAAACGAAAACAATCTTTTAAGAGACGGGCTAAAAATTAAACAGGCAGTGCCCAATTTAAATCCAGTTTTAGCAACCGTATTAGGTTTTTCTGGGGGAGAAGGGTTTGATAATGGTTTTATTGTTAATGCTGGCGCTGATATGGGGGTGCTTGTTGGCGATATAGTGTCATATAAAGATATTGTGGTTGGAATTGTTTTAGAAGTCATATCTAAAAGCTCTGTAATTGAACCTACAACCAGTCCAAATCTAAAAATTGCTGCCAAAATAGCACGAACCGGGGCAACAGGTGTTGTTTCTGGAGACTTTGGAACCCAGCTTAAAATTACTGGTTTATTGCCCCAAGATGATGTTGTTGCTGGTGACATAGTGGCGACCTCCTCACTAAATGAAAATATTCCCGAAGGTTTGTTATTGGGCACAATTGGAAATGTTTTACCTAATCCACAGGCAATTCAAAAGGAAGCTACAGTTAAAATGCTTTTAGATTTAACCAAGTTAGATAAACTTATTATATGGACACAACCCTGA
- a CDS encoding rod shape-determining protein: protein MNFFKFPSLFTEDLAIDLGTANTMIYVLGKGVVVREPTICAIKKKTKEIIAIGAEAKRMLGRTPPAIVIVRPLKDGVISDYDASEKILYYFINKISGKKSSFFRLPRPRVALGVPANITEVERRAVFKAALSAGARQAFLLEEPMAAALGAELPVEEAKGSMIVDIGGGTTEIAVISLGGIVVAKSLKVASYEIDQKVIEISKEKFGLIIGERTAEEIKIEIGNVFEPRDDKTAQLKGRSIATGLPVMIAVSQKDIYEGIKIPVSYIVEQIKDTIEETPPELVADILKSGITLSGGGALLCGLDKLLSCETKIPIRVVQDPMTSVVKGCAKALGNKKLLEKVRVT, encoded by the coding sequence ATGAACTTCTTTAAATTTCCCTCTCTTTTTACCGAAGATTTGGCAATCGACCTGGGAACCGCCAATACCATGATTTATGTTTTGGGCAAGGGTGTGGTTGTTCGGGAGCCAACAATTTGCGCGATTAAAAAAAAGACCAAAGAAATAATTGCCATCGGAGCCGAGGCAAAAAGAATGCTGGGGCGCACCCCTCCGGCGATTGTGATTGTGAGACCCTTAAAAGATGGGGTAATTTCGGATTACGACGCCTCGGAAAAAATTTTATATTACTTTATTAATAAGATTTCGGGCAAAAAAAGCTCTTTTTTTCGCCTGCCTCGTCCCAGAGTGGCTTTAGGTGTTCCCGCTAATATTACCGAAGTGGAAAGACGAGCCGTTTTTAAAGCAGCTCTTTCCGCGGGGGCTCGTCAGGCCTTTTTGTTGGAAGAACCAATGGCGGCAGCGTTAGGAGCCGAATTACCGGTAGAAGAAGCGAAAGGTAGTATGATTGTGGATATTGGAGGAGGTACTACCGAAATTGCGGTTATTTCGCTTGGTGGTATTGTGGTGGCAAAATCGCTAAAAGTTGCCAGCTACGAAATAGACCAAAAAGTTATAGAAATTAGCAAAGAGAAGTTTGGATTGATAATTGGAGAACGCACAGCAGAAGAAATCAAGATAGAAATTGGCAATGTCTTTGAGCCAAGGGATGACAAAACAGCGCAACTTAAGGGGAGAAGTATTGCCACTGGTCTTCCTGTTATGATTGCAGTCTCACAAAAGGACATTTACGAGGGAATTAAAATTCCTGTCTCTTACATTGTAGAGCAGATAAAAGACACTATAGAAGAAACCCCTCCAGAACTGGTTGCTGATATTTTAAAAAGCGGAATTACTCTTTCGGGCGGTGGAGCGCTTCTTTGCGGTCTTGATAAACTGCTGTCTTGCGAAACAAAAATTCCCATTAGAGTAGTGCAGGATCCTATGACCAGTGTGGTTAAAGGGTGCGCCAAGGCGTTGGGGAATAAGAAATTATTGGAAAAGGTGAGAGTTACCTAA
- a CDS encoding 50S ribosomal protein L28 produces MARICENCNKTKIKGKKVTDAWGVSYRSNRQFGVNLQKTTVIVDGIKRRVRVCTKCLKELKKSAIIS; encoded by the coding sequence ATGGCAAGAATTTGTGAAAACTGCAATAAAACCAAAATAAAAGGAAAAAAGGTTACTGATGCTTGGGGTGTAAGCTACCGTTCAAACAGGCAGTTTGGTGTCAACTTGCAAAAAACCACCGTTATTGTTGATGGAATCAAAAGAAGGGTGAGGGTGTGTACGAAGTGCCTGAAAGAACTAAAAAAATCTGCTATCATTTCCTAA
- a CDS encoding response regulator produces MEEDNAPKPKILLVEDKESLRMVYGEYLRMEGFDITEAKDGEEAISLATSGNFDLMLLDIMLPKVDGLEVLKTLKANPKTKQLKIYLLTVLGRDAVIQQGFEMGADGYLIKDKITPAMIKDEILSALAPKA; encoded by the coding sequence ATGGAAGAAGATAATGCCCCCAAACCTAAAATTCTTCTTGTAGAAGACAAAGAGTCCTTGCGAATGGTTTATGGTGAGTATTTGCGCATGGAGGGTTTTGATATTACCGAGGCCAAAGACGGGGAAGAGGCAATTAGCCTTGCAACCTCGGGCAACTTTGACCTAATGCTTCTTGATATTATGTTGCCTAAAGTAGATGGGTTGGAGGTTCTAAAGACTTTAAAGGCTAATCCCAAAACAAAACAGCTCAAAATTTACCTTTTAACCGTTTTGGGGCGAGATGCGGTAATTCAGCAGGGGTTCGAAATGGGAGCTGACGGCTACCTAATTAAAGATAAAATAACTCCAGCGATGATTAAAGACGAAATTCTTTCGGCTCTTGCGCCAAAAGCCTAG
- a CDS encoding PKD domain-containing protein, translating into MEEKLSKKLIALAILAFGVAISASILIFGLSRSRLANVPVKQVEVFEATGETSCYQQFTVAETPTYGKCDGESCTQVVCADTRDCPDDECTTADDCKSAPPANKYKTCRGQSCAEVVCPDQNACPANSCASDPDCAEEEIDETPICKELLASPKKGTADLKVRFSVDAEDPIGGSIEEYQFEFGDGESLESPNDTVYHIYKKGGEFEAKVQVVNGKGQKSDDDANDDCKVEIKVDEETHMACVNQACKEVEGAGDNLCSNDSQCQQPVYTTHLACVNSACIAVTGAGSNLCSTDSECQVNPQPVTEVPVTGSSTNWMLILALPALLIAGGLALIF; encoded by the coding sequence ATGGAAGAAAAATTGTCCAAAAAACTTATCGCCCTTGCCATCTTAGCCTTTGGAGTGGCTATTTCTGCGAGTATTTTAATTTTTGGGCTTTCTCGATCAAGGCTAGCAAATGTCCCGGTTAAGCAGGTTGAGGTATTTGAGGCAACTGGAGAAACATCTTGCTACCAGCAATTTACTGTTGCCGAGACCCCAACCTATGGAAAATGCGATGGCGAATCCTGCACGCAAGTTGTCTGCGCCGACACCCGCGATTGTCCAGATGACGAATGTACTACAGCCGATGATTGCAAGTCTGCGCCACCAGCTAACAAATACAAAACCTGTCGCGGGCAATCTTGCGCCGAAGTAGTTTGTCCCGATCAAAATGCCTGTCCGGCAAATTCTTGCGCCAGTGACCCTGATTGCGCCGAAGAAGAAATTGATGAAACACCCATTTGCAAGGAGTTGCTCGCCAGCCCCAAAAAGGGAACAGCCGATCTCAAGGTGCGTTTTAGTGTGGATGCCGAGGATCCCATAGGAGGTAGCATAGAAGAATATCAATTTGAATTTGGCGATGGCGAAAGTTTAGAGTCACCAAATGACACTGTTTATCATATTTATAAAAAGGGTGGGGAGTTTGAAGCTAAAGTCCAAGTAGTCAATGGCAAGGGGCAAAAATCCGATGACGATGCCAACGACGATTGCAAGGTAGAAATTAAAGTTGACGAAGAAACTCACATGGCGTGCGTGAATCAAGCTTGCAAAGAGGTCGAAGGGGCGGGGGACAACCTTTGTTCCAACGACTCGCAGTGTCAACAACCAGTCTACACAACCCATCTGGCTTGCGTCAATTCCGCTTGCATTGCGGTAACCGGCGCTGGGTCAAATCTGTGCTCGACAGACAGCGAATGTCAAGTCAACCCTCAACCGGTGACTGAAGTTCCAGTTACCGGAAGTTCTACTAATTGGATGCTAATTTTGGCGCTTCCGGCCCTTCTTATTGCCGGCGGTTTGGCGTTAATTTTCTAA
- a CDS encoding four helix bundle protein, producing the protein MGNSKSKTLNPKQYQNTNFPNPKKYDLEERTLKFAKNVREFIKALPKSVSNYEDCKQLSRSSGSIGANYIEANESLSRKDFVMRVKISRKEAKESVFWLNLVDLGDSNKDLNIRREFLVKEAMELTKIFGAIVEKSK; encoded by the coding sequence ATGGGAAACTCTAAATCCAAAACCCTAAATCCTAAACAATATCAAAATACAAATTTTCCAAATCCTAAAAAATACGATTTAGAAGAGAGAACTTTAAAATTCGCTAAAAATGTTAGAGAATTTATTAAAGCGCTCCCAAAATCCGTTAGCAATTACGAAGATTGTAAACAATTATCCCGTTCTTCTGGATCAATAGGGGCAAATTACATAGAAGCAAACGAATCATTAAGTCGAAAAGATTTTGTTATGAGAGTTAAAATATCAAGAAAAGAAGCTAAGGAGAGTGTATTTTGGCTAAACCTGGTTGATTTAGGAGATTCCAATAAGGATTTAAATATTAGAAGAGAGTTTTTGGTTAAAGAAGCCATGGAACTTACGAAGATATTTGGAGCAATAGTAGAAAAAAGCAAATAG
- a CDS encoding PAS domain-containing sensor histidine kinase codes for MPPEITISPQKILKELYIKNLELVRERRRINEILQQVAEVVFAVDQNYKITIFNTSAEGVFGVSQGDAIGKNADSIIKVFLKDEPFSITKYAFKSKAVLKTINQEKLTINGNLGNKYYFKLNFTNVDFGAKSKECVISLTNVTEEVEADLKKDEFISIVGHELKTPITIIKNNLWMVKYLFGGKAVLSDRQEQIFATSFDELNHLTKLVNDLLDLTRIAQNRLVLYVKDCNLDAVLDSIYAEFKELAVKQNLKFTKPDKQFGIVKADKERLIEVFENLLSNAFKYTSKGSITIKVVARVKDIKVEIMDTGAGIAPKDYLRIFTKFGRGSEGLKVHENGASTGLGLYVTKNLVEQMGGEIGFSSKVGEGSRFWFTLRK; via the coding sequence ATGCCCCCAGAAATTACCATCTCTCCGCAAAAAATCTTAAAAGAACTCTATATTAAAAATTTAGAGTTGGTTCGAGAACGCCGTAGGATCAACGAAATTCTGCAACAAGTCGCCGAGGTGGTTTTTGCGGTGGATCAAAACTACAAGATTACCATTTTCAATACTAGCGCTGAAGGGGTTTTTGGAGTTTCTCAAGGAGACGCAATTGGTAAAAATGCCGATAGCATAATCAAAGTTTTTTTAAAAGACGAACCCTTTAGCATCACAAAATATGCTTTTAAAAGCAAAGCAGTTTTAAAAACGATTAATCAAGAAAAACTCACCATCAACGGTAATCTAGGAAACAAGTATTACTTTAAACTTAATTTTACTAATGTCGATTTTGGAGCCAAGAGCAAGGAGTGTGTCATTTCCCTCACCAATGTCACCGAAGAAGTCGAAGCCGATTTAAAAAAGGATGAGTTTATTTCCATCGTCGGTCACGAGCTTAAAACCCCAATTACCATCATCAAAAATAATTTATGGATGGTTAAGTATTTATTTGGTGGCAAAGCCGTTTTAAGCGACAGGCAGGAGCAGATTTTTGCTACTTCCTTTGATGAATTAAATCACCTGACGAAACTGGTCAATGATTTGCTGGATTTGACGAGAATCGCGCAAAATAGGCTAGTTTTGTATGTTAAAGATTGCAATTTGGATGCTGTTTTAGACTCAATCTACGCGGAGTTTAAGGAACTGGCGGTCAAACAAAACCTTAAATTTACCAAACCGGACAAACAATTTGGAATTGTCAAAGCGGATAAGGAGAGGCTCATAGAGGTTTTCGAGAACTTGCTCTCCAACGCCTTTAAATATACTTCAAAAGGATCAATCACTATCAAGGTTGTGGCAAGGGTCAAAGATATCAAAGTGGAGATTATGGACACTGGGGCGGGAATTGCGCCAAAAGATTACCTAAGAATTTTTACCAAATTTGGGCGCGGATCCGAGGGACTCAAGGTCCACGAAAACGGGGCGAGTACGGGACTGGGTCTTTATGTCACAAAGAATTTGGTGGAGCAGATGGGGGGAGAGATTGGGTTTAGCAGTAAGGTGGGGGAGGGGAGTAGATTTTGGTTCACTTTGAGAAAGTAA
- a CDS encoding class I SAM-dependent methyltransferase codes for MLERTEKRNEWDLLIERFNTHKASNKIHPDAAVNTYVGWPTFLQQINFQAEFMGAKKCKILDFGCGTGKFCKELYNMGYMVTGVDASQEMINFAKKNLPKKVKLIKIDLSQNKKAPSAYGNYFDIITAMHSWEWIENIETVIAKLAVMLKDNGIVIFSVFPKNHVVDSLIIKDLFENFDSPIDPHKGYVNFEGIKIPVYIRGAKYYERVMEKNGFTKILESYPPYPLHFLKKYHWSGSKKPEMLIMSFRKTC; via the coding sequence ATGCTAGAAAGAACCGAAAAACGAAATGAGTGGGATTTATTAATCGAAAGATTTAACACTCATAAAGCTAGTAATAAAATTCATCCTGACGCTGCGGTAAACACATATGTTGGATGGCCAACATTTTTGCAACAAATAAACTTCCAGGCAGAATTTATGGGTGCGAAAAAATGTAAAATTCTGGATTTTGGATGCGGGACTGGAAAATTTTGCAAAGAACTTTACAACATGGGGTATATGGTTACCGGAGTAGACGCGTCGCAGGAGATGATAAATTTTGCCAAGAAGAATCTCCCAAAAAAGGTAAAACTTATTAAAATTGATTTGTCGCAAAACAAAAAAGCTCCCTCTGCCTATGGCAATTATTTTGACATTATTACGGCAATGCACTCATGGGAATGGATTGAAAATATAGAAACGGTTATAGCAAAGCTGGCAGTAATGTTGAAAGATAACGGTATAGTAATCTTTTCTGTGTTTCCAAAAAATCATGTTGTCGACTCGTTAATTATAAAAGATTTGTTCGAAAATTTTGACTCTCCCATAGACCCACATAAAGGCTATGTAAACTTTGAAGGAATAAAAATTCCCGTTTACATAAGAGGTGCCAAGTATTACGAAAGAGTTATGGAGAAAAACGGATTTACAAAAATTTTAGAATCTTACCCACCCTACCCTCTGCACTTCTTGAAGAAATACCACTGGTCGGGGTCAAAAAAACCCGAGATGCTAATTATGTCTTTTAGAAAAACCTGTTAA
- a CDS encoding DUF2156 domain-containing protein, protein MLSTGYSYPNFCLMSSRHLGMIKKYLKDFYPYSDFNPVSILCWDYSHQASFSVLDGNLVIALKNYLKDSVAFSFLGTKNVHNSVTVLLRDKKELRFVPKEVCKILENYPLQYNIHSDRDSFDYVLDIPLHKNLSGNKFKSLRRQVVGFKKAYPDSVLRLLDLKKRKEKKQALQLRKKWCLAKGFNRLEAQNDIYSINKFFEIERSIDSLNFGLFIKDKLIAFTLNEKLENGWCMGHFGCSDADFDGASYHLEYEELGWLEKNGCRYLNMQQDTGISGLREYKNTFRPDFFLEKFTVSRKSL, encoded by the coding sequence ATGTTGTCAACTGGTTATTCTTATCCTAATTTTTGTTTAATGTCATCAAGGCATTTGGGAATGATAAAGAAGTATCTAAAAGATTTTTATCCTTATTCCGATTTTAATCCCGTAAGTATTTTGTGCTGGGATTATTCCCATCAAGCTTCGTTTTCTGTATTAGATGGAAATTTGGTTATTGCTCTAAAGAACTATTTAAAGGACAGCGTGGCATTTTCTTTTCTGGGGACAAAAAATGTTCATAATTCTGTAACAGTGTTATTGAGAGATAAAAAAGAACTTCGCTTTGTTCCGAAGGAGGTTTGCAAAATATTGGAAAATTATCCTTTGCAGTATAATATTCATTCCGATAGAGATAGTTTTGATTATGTTTTGGATATTCCTCTACACAAAAATTTAAGTGGGAACAAATTTAAGAGTCTTAGAAGACAGGTTGTGGGATTTAAAAAAGCTTATCCGGACAGTGTTTTGCGCCTGCTAGACCTAAAAAAGCGCAAGGAAAAAAAACAAGCGTTACAACTTAGGAAAAAGTGGTGTTTGGCAAAAGGGTTTAACAGATTAGAAGCGCAAAACGATATCTACTCCATAAATAAATTTTTTGAGATAGAACGATCTATTGACAGTCTAAATTTTGGGTTATTTATAAAAGATAAACTTATAGCCTTTACTTTAAATGAAAAACTGGAGAACGGTTGGTGTATGGGGCATTTTGGTTGTTCCGATGCGGATTTTGATGGAGCATCCTATCATCTTGAATACGAGGAATTGGGGTGGTTAGAAAAGAATGGTTGTAGGTATTTAAACATGCAACAAGATACTGGGATATCTGGTCTTAGAGAATATAAAAACACCTTTAGACCCGACTTTTTTCTGGAAAAATTTACTGTATCGAGAAAGTCGCTTTAA